CCCTATTAAGAGGGTAGCAGGTTAAAGTCTTCTGTCGGCAGCCACTACAGCGGCCAACCCCTATTTCACAGCGCCAAAGGTGAGGCCCTGTACCAGTTGGCGTTGGCTCATCCAGCCGATCACGAGAATGGGCGCAATGGCAAGCGTGGATGCGGCGGATAGTTTTGCCCAGAAAAGGCCCTCTGGTGCTGAGAATGATGCAATAAATGCGGTGAGGGGGGCGGCATCTGAAGTTGTGAGATTTAAGCTCCAAAAAGCTTCGTTCCAGCACAAAATGATGGATAACAACGCACAAGAAGCGATACCCGGCATGGCAAGGGGAATCAGGATGTGCCGTAATTCTTCAACAAAGCTCACGCCATCGATTCTGCCGGCTTCCAGTATTTCGTAAGGGACATCACGAAAGAAACTGAAAAGCAGCCAGACGAGAATAGGAAGATTGATCAGTGTGTTGATAAGGATCAGGCCAATATGCGTGTCTAGCAAGCCCAGGTCCCGGAAAATGAGGTACACCGGGACCAGTACACCTACAGAAGGCAACATCTTTGTTGACAACATCCACAACAACGTATTCCGCGTTTGTTTTGTAGGATGAAAAGCAAAGGCATAGGCTGCCGGCGCAGCGATAGCCAGCGCGAGCGCGGTACTTCCCAGTGAAATGATGATGCTGTTCAGCGCAGATTGCAGGTAGTTGGCGCGCGACTGTACTTCTATGTAATTCTCCCATGTGGGCGCGAAAAGCAGCGCAGGCGGTGATGCAATTGCGTCTATTTCTGTTTTGAAGCCGGCCAAAAACATCCACAGAATAGGGAAGAAAATGAGCAGGGCAATCAACCAGGCTGAAACCGTAATCAGGTTGCGATATGTAGCGGAAGGCTGCAGCATTTAGGCATCCATAGATTTTGCCACGGTACGAATGAGGAAAATTGCCACGATGTTCGCCAGCACAATGGCAATAATGCCGCCGGCTGAAGCAACACCTATGTCAAAATCCAACAACGCACGGATATAAATGAGAAAGGCAAGATTGGTCGTTGAGAGCCCGGGGCCGCCATTGGTTGTGACAAAAATTTCTGCAAAGATGGTGAGAAAGAACATCATCTCAATCATGACCACCATTGCGATCGCTCTTTTTATATGGGGGAGCACAACGTGGATAAAAACAGCAAACGTGCCAGCGCCATCCAGGTAAGCTGCTTCTTTTTGTTGAGGATCCACCGATTGTAGTGCCGTCATCAAAACGAGTAACGCAAAAGGCGTCCATTGCCAGGATACAATCAGGATAATGGAAACCATGGGCCAGTCGCCAAACCAATCAATGGCCGGTAGCCCCACAAGGCTGCTCCAAAAAGCGAACAGACCATTCACGGGGTGCATCAGCATGTTTTTCCAAACAAGGGCACTCACGGTAGGCATCACAAAAAAAGGAGAAATGGCGAGGATGCGGGCTACGGAGTTGCCGGGGAAGTCCTGCGCAAAAAGCAATGCCAACCCTAACCCCAGCACTACCGTAATGATCAGTACAACCCCCGATAAAACCAACGTATTTACCAGGGCCGTCCAAAGCGCGGGGTCTGACAACAGATAGCTGTAGTTGCTCCAGCCAATAAAACCGCGATTTTGAGGAGAGAGGAGCTGATAGCGCTGAAATGAAAACCAAAGCGTCATCACGAGGGGTACCAGCATCCAAAGCAGCAGGCTTGCCACGGACGGCC
This region of Bacteroidota bacterium genomic DNA includes:
- a CDS encoding carbohydrate ABC transporter permease, translated to MLQPSATYRNLITVSAWLIALLIFFPILWMFLAGFKTEIDAIASPPALLFAPTWENYIEVQSRANYLQSALNSIIISLGSTALALAIAAPAAYAFAFHPTKQTRNTLLWMLSTKMLPSVGVLVPVYLIFRDLGLLDTHIGLILINTLINLPILVWLLFSFFRDVPYEILEAGRIDGVSFVEELRHILIPLAMPGIASCALLSIILCWNEAFWSLNLTTSDAAPLTAFIASFSAPEGLFWAKLSAASTLAIAPILVIGWMSQRQLVQGLTFGAVK
- a CDS encoding sugar ABC transporter permease encodes the protein MLGIQKKNIHKRRTLPLVGPSVASLLLWMLVPLVMTLWFSFQRYQLLSPQNRGFIGWSNYSYLLSDPALWTALVNTLVLSGVVLIITVVLGLGLALLFAQDFPGNSVARILAISPFFVMPTVSALVWKNMLMHPVNGLFAFWSSLVGLPAIDWFGDWPMVSIILIVSWQWTPFALLVLMTALQSVDPQQKEAAYLDGAGTFAVFIHVVLPHIKRAIAMVVMIEMMFFLTIFAEIFVTTNGGPGLSTTNLAFLIYIRALLDFDIGVASAGGIIAIVLANIVAIFLIRTVAKSMDA